From the genome of Phytohabitans rumicis, one region includes:
- a CDS encoding LamG domain-containing protein yields MVALPTSFAAAPVQNCVDTAASESDAVAVARRCDRAVEVSSLASETVKVVANPDGRLVLEQYVVPVRVRRGPEWVKVDTDLTVHDGRPVPKAAAVDVRFSRGGTDPLATVMAAGGSVSMSWAGPLPAPVINGDTAVYPEVLPGVDLRVRATATGFTQVLVVKNAAAAANKKLRAIRYGWASDGLAVASRADGGIDVKDATGRVVLSGAPGSMWDSSSGVTARGLAAASTAELAGDRARQAPVRLTLSSGALTVTPDAGMLTDPATVFPLFIDPPLDAVRNRWGYANDGGNNRNDGIARVGKNPDGSGAYRSYFEFDVSPFAGKNVYDTRFYIHAVHTSPCDPTPVSLWVTDNIDAGVNGTRTTWAPPMSAGNWADEKSVEANADCGDQSPVSVEFGHYLFYHVRWRADRSIPTMTVALATYNQSGYGEGVDYWKKFNPTTAKLTVKYNTAPDVPAFVPHPTTTDCFQVCGSATTASSSTTQGQGWWKLNETSGTVAADAASPPHPATIAGTVRWGDGGAVFDGGGDLYTTGPVLDTTKSFTISAWAKLTDNSVWRSVLNQDANSAAGFTLQYDKGVDRWSFILFHSDTDGTTSTYANSAATPTLNAWTHLVGVFDLGRKHMRLYVNGVLEHQVFRDSNIASNGVLTIGRSKHASQVKNYFLGGIDNVQVYQRAITTADVSALYADGRGGGALNISPAVVRTVTPTLSARVLDPEPDAQVSTGFEVRTAPSETATQVHWTNELGPHASGTTVTTLVPAGKLSPGSTYYWRAYSKDEEPWNSDWSPFYALRVDTSAPAPGTPPITSPQYPERQWGPRVGDPGTFTFSSTGTDAIQFEWWVDNGTHTTVPATGSGPVTAQVTWTPSTDMVHTMQVRAKDQAGNVSNTATYQFWVTPSPNIYSHWTLDEASGGTAADSGNAPTNGGALSPLTLSGAGVAFAPGGVADPAGTPTNSLLFSGDGAAAAARPVLDTTKAFTAMAWVKPTDLTTDRTVLSQDGAAASRFQLHFDRQANAGNGGWCASMRAADGSAPTTVCTTGASVGLPSTTDWVHLAVVYQPALASQQLRVYVMGDPRSCAPSETAAITFTGTWSATGAFVVGRAKAAGPRASTGAAASTTCGRSSARCPAPRSARRPSRDGLIEIENGGTDNAIDKVGAPDGVARGGGTERDPAR; encoded by the coding sequence ATGGTCGCCCTGCCGACCTCATTCGCGGCGGCACCTGTCCAGAACTGTGTCGACACCGCGGCGTCGGAGTCCGACGCGGTCGCGGTGGCCCGGCGTTGCGACCGCGCGGTGGAGGTGTCGTCCCTGGCATCGGAGACCGTGAAGGTGGTCGCGAATCCGGACGGACGGCTGGTGCTGGAGCAGTACGTGGTGCCGGTGCGGGTACGCCGTGGCCCCGAGTGGGTGAAGGTGGACACCGACCTGACCGTCCACGACGGCCGACCGGTGCCGAAGGCGGCGGCGGTGGACGTGCGGTTCTCTCGGGGCGGCACCGATCCACTGGCGACGGTCATGGCCGCTGGCGGCTCGGTGTCGATGTCGTGGGCCGGACCGCTGCCGGCGCCGGTGATCAACGGCGACACCGCCGTGTACCCGGAGGTCCTGCCCGGCGTGGATCTGCGGGTGCGGGCCACGGCGACGGGGTTCACGCAGGTGTTGGTCGTGAAGAACGCGGCCGCGGCGGCGAACAAGAAGCTGCGGGCGATCCGCTACGGCTGGGCCAGCGACGGCCTCGCCGTGGCCTCGCGGGCCGATGGCGGCATCGACGTGAAGGACGCCACGGGCCGAGTGGTGCTCTCCGGCGCGCCGGGCTCGATGTGGGACTCCTCATCCGGCGTTACCGCGCGGGGCCTGGCGGCGGCGTCCACCGCCGAGCTGGCCGGTGACCGTGCGCGGCAGGCACCGGTGCGGCTGACCCTGAGCTCCGGCGCCCTCACCGTGACCCCGGACGCCGGCATGCTGACCGACCCGGCGACAGTGTTTCCACTGTTCATCGATCCTCCCCTCGACGCGGTCCGGAACCGGTGGGGATACGCCAACGACGGGGGCAACAACCGGAACGACGGGATCGCCCGGGTGGGTAAGAACCCGGACGGCTCCGGCGCGTACCGCTCGTACTTCGAGTTCGACGTTTCGCCGTTCGCCGGCAAGAACGTCTACGACACGCGGTTCTACATCCACGCGGTTCACACGTCGCCGTGCGATCCGACACCGGTCAGCCTGTGGGTGACCGACAACATCGACGCCGGGGTCAACGGCACGCGCACCACCTGGGCGCCGCCGATGAGCGCGGGCAACTGGGCCGACGAGAAGTCGGTCGAGGCCAACGCCGACTGCGGAGACCAGTCACCGGTGTCGGTCGAATTTGGACACTACCTGTTCTACCACGTGCGGTGGCGTGCCGATCGAAGCATACCGACGATGACGGTGGCACTGGCCACCTACAACCAGTCCGGGTACGGCGAGGGCGTCGACTACTGGAAGAAGTTCAACCCGACCACGGCGAAGCTGACGGTCAAGTACAACACCGCCCCGGACGTGCCGGCGTTCGTGCCGCACCCGACGACCACCGACTGCTTCCAGGTGTGCGGCTCGGCCACGACGGCGTCGAGCAGCACCACGCAGGGGCAGGGCTGGTGGAAGCTGAACGAGACGTCCGGGACGGTCGCGGCGGACGCAGCGAGCCCGCCGCACCCCGCCACGATCGCGGGCACGGTCCGCTGGGGAGACGGAGGCGCCGTCTTCGATGGCGGCGGTGACCTCTACACCACCGGACCGGTGCTGGACACCACGAAAAGCTTCACGATCTCGGCGTGGGCGAAGCTGACCGACAACTCCGTCTGGCGGTCGGTGCTCAACCAGGACGCCAACAGCGCGGCCGGATTCACCCTTCAGTACGACAAGGGCGTGGACCGGTGGTCGTTCATCCTGTTCCACTCCGACACCGACGGCACGACCTCCACATACGCGAACTCGGCGGCGACGCCGACACTGAACGCCTGGACCCACCTGGTGGGCGTGTTCGACCTGGGCCGCAAGCACATGCGGCTGTACGTCAACGGCGTCCTGGAACACCAGGTGTTCCGGGACAGCAACATCGCCTCGAACGGCGTGCTCACCATCGGCCGGTCCAAGCACGCCAGCCAGGTCAAGAACTATTTCCTCGGCGGCATCGACAACGTCCAGGTGTACCAGCGGGCGATAACCACCGCTGACGTATCCGCGCTGTACGCCGACGGCCGGGGCGGGGGAGCACTCAACATCAGCCCGGCCGTGGTCCGCACGGTGACGCCCACGCTGTCCGCCCGCGTCCTCGATCCCGAGCCGGATGCGCAGGTTTCGACCGGGTTCGAGGTCCGCACGGCCCCGTCGGAGACGGCTACGCAGGTGCACTGGACCAACGAGTTGGGCCCGCACGCGTCCGGCACCACGGTTACCACACTCGTGCCGGCCGGCAAGCTCAGCCCGGGAAGCACCTACTACTGGCGCGCCTACAGCAAGGACGAAGAGCCGTGGAACTCTGACTGGTCGCCGTTCTACGCGCTGCGCGTGGACACCAGCGCACCGGCGCCGGGCACGCCGCCGATCACCTCGCCCCAGTACCCGGAGCGGCAGTGGGGCCCCCGTGTCGGCGACCCGGGTACGTTCACGTTCTCCTCGACCGGCACCGACGCGATCCAATTCGAGTGGTGGGTGGACAACGGCACGCACACCACCGTGCCGGCGACCGGCTCCGGCCCGGTGACCGCGCAGGTCACCTGGACGCCGAGCACCGACATGGTCCACACGATGCAGGTGCGGGCCAAGGACCAGGCAGGCAACGTCAGTAACACCGCGACCTACCAGTTCTGGGTGACACCGTCGCCGAATATCTACAGCCACTGGACGCTGGACGAGGCGTCCGGCGGCACCGCCGCGGACTCGGGCAACGCGCCCACCAACGGCGGTGCCCTCTCACCGCTCACGCTCTCCGGCGCGGGAGTGGCATTCGCGCCCGGCGGAGTCGCCGACCCGGCCGGTACACCCACGAACAGCCTGCTGTTCAGCGGCGACGGTGCCGCCGCCGCAGCCCGCCCGGTGCTGGACACCACCAAAGCGTTCACCGCGATGGCCTGGGTCAAGCCCACGGACCTGACCACGGACCGCACCGTCCTGTCTCAGGACGGCGCCGCCGCGAGCCGCTTCCAGCTGCACTTCGACCGGCAGGCCAACGCCGGCAACGGCGGCTGGTGCGCCAGCATGCGCGCGGCCGACGGCTCCGCGCCGACCACCGTCTGCACGACCGGGGCCTCGGTCGGCCTGCCGTCCACAACGGACTGGGTGCATCTCGCCGTCGTGTACCAGCCGGCGCTGGCGAGCCAGCAACTGCGCGTCTACGTCATGGGCGACCCGCGCAGCTGCGCGCCCAGCGAGACCGCCGCGATCACGTTCACCGGGACCTGGTCGGCCACCGGGGCGTTCGTCGTCGGCCGGGCCAAGGCAGCCGGGCCGCGAGCGAGCACTGGCGCGGCGGCATCGACGACGTGTGGGCGTTCCAGCGCGCGCTGTCCGGCACCGAGATCTGCCAGAAGGCCCAGCCGTGATGGCCTCATCGAAATCGAGAACGGGGGAACTGACAATGCGATCGACAAGGTGGGTGCGCCGGATGGTGTTGCCCGTGGTGGCGGTACTGAGCGCGACCCTGCTCGGTGA
- a CDS encoding ABC transporter ATP-binding protein, translating into MSVSAMPNDGVPLLLGRGLYKSFGPIPALRGVDISVAAGEVLAVMGPSGSGKSTLLHCLGGVLTPDAGEVIFEGQQVNRMFDGQRSRLRRSVFGFVFQFGQLVPELPVRENIALPLLLGGTRRRTALAEAQRWLPRLGLEDSADRLPGEISGGQGQRVAVARALIAGPRVVFADEPTGSLDSVAAEQVMELLVTTAKTEGASVVLVTHEPRVAAYADRQVTVRDGQTVLPAVMP; encoded by the coding sequence ATGTCGGTGTCAGCTATGCCCAACGACGGGGTGCCGCTGCTGCTCGGGCGCGGGCTGTACAAGAGTTTCGGGCCGATCCCGGCGCTGCGCGGGGTCGACATCTCCGTTGCCGCGGGCGAGGTGCTCGCGGTGATGGGCCCCAGCGGTTCCGGCAAGTCCACCCTGCTGCATTGCCTGGGTGGCGTCCTCACACCGGACGCCGGAGAGGTGATCTTCGAGGGGCAGCAGGTCAACCGGATGTTCGACGGCCAGCGCAGCCGGTTGCGGCGCAGCGTGTTCGGCTTCGTGTTCCAATTCGGACAGTTGGTGCCGGAGCTGCCCGTACGCGAAAACATCGCGCTTCCCCTGCTGCTCGGCGGCACGCGCCGGCGCACCGCGCTGGCGGAGGCCCAGAGGTGGTTGCCACGCCTGGGGTTGGAGGATTCCGCGGACCGGTTGCCCGGTGAGATCTCCGGCGGGCAGGGGCAGCGCGTCGCGGTGGCCCGGGCCCTGATCGCCGGCCCGCGCGTCGTGTTCGCCGACGAGCCGACCGGCTCACTGGACTCGGTCGCCGCCGAGCAGGTCATGGAGTTGCTCGTGACCACGGCGAAGACGGAGGGAGCCAGCGTCGTCCTGGTCACCCACGAGCCGCGGGTGGCGGCGTACGCCGACCGCCAGGTCACCGTCCGGGATGGACAGACGGTGTTGCCGGCGGTGATGCCATGA
- a CDS encoding ATP-binding protein has translation MTGCLRHAQRTEELDEILPVWRRRWLEANALEQAYPQRLHHATLPGRARLPAPPADFTGRDAELSELDRLGADDGRARIVVVCGTAGVGKTALALSWGHRARHRFPDGRLYVNLRGYDTAKPLLAMEALTQLLPALGVPTEEIPSNVDTAAGLYRGLLDGQRVLVVLDNARDPDQVRPLLPAADGCVAVVTSRDRLSGLVARDGAKRVALGPLGNAEALSLLAEIVGEARLAREPQATRELVRACANLPLALRVAAANLADRPSRRIDTYLRQLAAEGAAPADDPYSGLNAALDLSYDTLGTDEAALLRLLGLVPGPDFTAGACAALADIDPVKAAHLLERLAAAHLVQEHTDDRYTFHDLLRAYAVGKLREREEAPICAGAVQRLFDWYLHSAHAAAAFLYPQPPRFPLPPAPAAAAEPSPATAVDALAWLDRERPNLVALIVPAPGQPHRTRAWRLAAELSGYFWRQTATDEWDRVAQAALASAEADGDPAGQASALMNLRRIQGKDGRTREIAAVETDRALLLARELGWRDGEIFALNSVASARIEIGMLASAARSLHAARLLLESDGYLNCPPMFLFNLARVYHRWGEPALATAYARQAFDHYARLGARGEQAVGRMILSMVARDRGDTATAEEHARAGVALAVDMGDRHIRAYNLVALAAALHDLGRDGEATDAADEALALARELEVPQLAGYALIRLADADLRAGRHPDALSRHVQALRIGRRTGYQTIKIFALAGLAQAQRVPQPQRVSHAEAALADANATGARLFAAQLSNVLAAAHRDAGQPERARRCASRALDLSLACAHYPGVARARALLTALEAS, from the coding sequence GTGACGGGATGTCTGCGACATGCGCAACGCACCGAGGAGCTCGACGAGATCCTGCCGGTGTGGCGCCGCCGGTGGCTGGAAGCGAATGCGCTGGAACAGGCGTATCCACAGCGGCTGCACCATGCGACCCTGCCAGGGCGGGCGCGGCTGCCGGCTCCGCCCGCCGATTTCACCGGCCGCGACGCCGAACTGTCCGAGTTGGACCGGCTCGGGGCCGATGACGGGCGGGCGAGAATCGTCGTGGTGTGCGGCACGGCCGGGGTGGGCAAGACCGCGCTCGCGCTCAGCTGGGGCCACCGCGCCCGACACCGCTTCCCCGACGGCCGCCTCTACGTGAACCTGCGTGGGTACGACACCGCGAAGCCGTTGCTCGCCATGGAGGCTTTGACGCAACTGCTGCCGGCACTGGGCGTGCCCACGGAGGAGATTCCCTCCAACGTGGACACCGCAGCCGGGCTCTACCGCGGTCTGCTCGACGGGCAGCGCGTGCTCGTGGTGCTCGACAACGCGCGCGACCCCGATCAGGTACGGCCGCTGCTGCCCGCGGCCGACGGCTGCGTCGCCGTGGTGACCAGCCGCGACCGGCTGTCCGGTCTGGTGGCCCGGGACGGCGCCAAGCGGGTGGCACTGGGCCCCCTCGGCAACGCGGAGGCGTTGTCGCTGCTCGCCGAGATCGTTGGCGAGGCGCGCTTGGCCCGGGAGCCGCAGGCCACGCGGGAACTGGTGCGCGCCTGCGCCAACCTGCCGCTGGCGCTGCGGGTCGCCGCGGCCAACCTCGCCGACCGACCGTCGCGCCGCATCGACACGTACCTCCGGCAGTTGGCCGCGGAGGGTGCGGCGCCGGCCGATGACCCTTATAGCGGCCTGAACGCGGCACTCGATCTTTCCTACGACACCCTCGGGACCGACGAGGCGGCCCTGTTGCGCCTGCTCGGGCTGGTGCCCGGTCCGGACTTCACCGCCGGGGCGTGCGCCGCGCTGGCCGACATCGATCCGGTGAAGGCCGCGCATCTGCTCGAACGCCTCGCGGCTGCACACCTGGTCCAGGAGCACACCGACGACCGGTACACGTTCCATGACCTGCTGCGCGCGTACGCGGTAGGCAAGCTGCGCGAGCGTGAGGAGGCACCGATTTGTGCGGGCGCCGTGCAGCGGCTTTTCGACTGGTACCTGCACAGCGCGCACGCGGCCGCCGCATTCCTCTACCCCCAGCCACCGCGGTTCCCGCTGCCACCGGCACCGGCCGCGGCGGCCGAGCCGAGCCCGGCCACGGCCGTGGATGCCCTGGCCTGGCTGGATCGGGAGCGGCCCAACCTGGTGGCGCTGATCGTGCCGGCGCCGGGTCAGCCGCACCGCACCCGGGCGTGGCGACTGGCCGCCGAACTGAGCGGCTACTTCTGGCGGCAGACTGCCACCGACGAGTGGGACCGAGTGGCGCAGGCCGCGCTCGCCAGCGCCGAGGCCGACGGTGACCCGGCCGGCCAAGCCAGCGCCCTGATGAACCTCCGGCGCATCCAGGGAAAGGACGGCAGGACAAGGGAGATCGCCGCGGTCGAGACCGATCGCGCGCTCCTGCTCGCCCGCGAGTTGGGCTGGCGGGACGGCGAAATCTTCGCGCTCAACAGCGTGGCCTCGGCGCGTATCGAGATCGGTATGTTGGCCTCGGCCGCGCGGTCGCTGCACGCGGCCCGGTTACTGCTGGAGTCCGACGGCTACCTGAATTGTCCGCCGATGTTCCTTTTCAACCTCGCCCGCGTCTATCACCGTTGGGGTGAGCCGGCGCTGGCCACCGCGTACGCCCGGCAAGCCTTCGACCACTACGCCCGGCTCGGCGCGCGCGGCGAGCAAGCCGTGGGCCGCATGATCCTGAGCATGGTGGCTCGGGATCGCGGCGACACCGCCACCGCGGAGGAGCACGCCCGAGCCGGCGTCGCCCTCGCGGTGGACATGGGTGACCGCCACATTCGCGCCTACAACCTCGTCGCCCTCGCCGCGGCCCTGCACGACCTGGGCCGCGACGGCGAGGCCACGGACGCGGCGGACGAGGCCCTGGCGCTCGCCCGCGAACTGGAGGTTCCCCAACTCGCCGGGTACGCACTGATCCGCCTCGCCGACGCAGACCTGCGGGCAGGCCGTCACCCAGACGCCCTGTCCCGGCATGTGCAGGCGCTGCGCATCGGCCGGCGCACCGGATACCAGACGATCAAGATCTTCGCGCTTGCCGGGCTGGCGCAGGCTCAGCGGGTGCCGCAGCCGCAGCGCGTATCGCACGCCGAGGCCGCACTCGCCGACGCCAACGCCACCGGGGCCAGGCTCTTCGCCGCGCAACTGTCCAATGTGCTGGCCGCTGCCCACCGGGACGCCGGGCAGCCGGAGCGTGCGAGGCGGTGCGCGTCGCGGGCGCTGGATCTGAGCCTGGCCTGCGCCCACTACCCGGGTGTGGCGCGGGCACGCGCTCTGCTGACCGCGCTGGAGGCGAGCTGA
- a CDS encoding FtsX-like permease family protein, with the protein MVSLLSTLVGFFLAGAWVCMWISRGMARLSRSASTLIVARRIAADPYSTFRMVGGAAIAIYVATSLGFAVAANEQPGRADNQSLLAPGRPPLDPGVVAVHVQGAPDAALAPLMSDGVVVARLAPGPQIVVACTELARVTDLDCPLPVYREGVPFGQEFLRAEDMFTLPYPNPSSADRIFQPMTFAEPGPDADLLPIQTLLIPTDGTPAAQERIRTLAAVAVPLSRNKTSEDLTAEPLLDLTLFASVLPYATVFILLFTACSLTVSVIAGILERRRPFALLRASGVRIGELRRIVLLETGAPLALTVLFGVGLATVQSLATIPPKDWILPSGEFFAGLGVGVLAAFAVSLTALPFMDTATRLDTVRFE; encoded by the coding sequence ATGGTCTCCCTGCTGTCCACATTGGTCGGGTTCTTCCTCGCCGGCGCCTGGGTGTGCATGTGGATCAGTCGCGGCATGGCCCGGTTGAGCCGGAGCGCCAGCACACTCATCGTGGCCCGGCGGATCGCGGCCGACCCCTACAGCACCTTCCGCATGGTCGGCGGCGCGGCCATCGCCATCTACGTGGCTACCTCGCTGGGCTTCGCCGTGGCGGCGAACGAGCAACCCGGTCGCGCCGACAACCAGTCCCTGCTCGCTCCCGGCCGACCACCGCTTGATCCCGGTGTCGTCGCGGTGCACGTGCAGGGTGCGCCGGACGCCGCGCTCGCCCCGCTCATGTCCGACGGCGTGGTCGTCGCGCGCCTGGCGCCGGGCCCGCAGATCGTCGTCGCGTGCACCGAACTGGCCCGGGTCACCGACCTGGACTGCCCGCTGCCGGTGTACCGCGAGGGTGTCCCCTTCGGCCAGGAGTTCCTGCGGGCGGAGGACATGTTCACCCTGCCGTACCCGAACCCGAGCAGCGCCGACCGCATCTTCCAGCCGATGACCTTCGCCGAGCCCGGTCCCGACGCCGACCTATTGCCCATCCAGACGCTGCTGATCCCCACCGACGGCACGCCCGCCGCGCAGGAGCGGATCCGGACGCTCGCCGCGGTCGCGGTGCCGCTGTCGCGCAACAAGACCAGCGAGGACCTGACCGCGGAGCCGCTGCTGGACCTGACCCTGTTCGCCAGCGTGCTGCCGTACGCGACGGTGTTCATCCTCCTGTTCACGGCGTGCAGCCTGACCGTCTCGGTGATCGCCGGGATCCTGGAGCGCCGCCGGCCGTTCGCGCTGTTGCGCGCCTCCGGGGTACGCATCGGCGAACTGCGCCGCATCGTCCTCCTGGAAACCGGGGCCCCGCTCGCCCTCACGGTGCTCTTCGGCGTGGGACTGGCGACGGTCCAGTCGCTCGCGACGATCCCGCCCAAGGACTGGATCCTGCCCAGCGGCGAATTCTTCGCCGGGCTCGGTGTGGGCGTCCTGGCCGCGTTCGCCGTGTCGCTGACCGCCCTGCCGTTCATGGACACCGCCACCCGCCTCGACACCGTCCGCTTCGAGTAA
- a CDS encoding FtsX-like permease family protein — MSILLGLRMAFAGGRESLARMALMGVGVAIGVPLILVALSALPILQSHVDRLAWHRTTAASPPTAPDHALWLAVTDRYAGHDIIRVHVAPLGSRPPVPPGVERLPGPGEKLVSPALAELMRTVPDDQLDNRFPGRVAGSIGPDGLVMPDELVAIIGHTPEQMRAMHGATEIQGIEQPGIRLDLAGLWGIFFGMIAVLVIGPVVVFVAMTTRVGGARRELRFAAVRLAGATRLQTAVLAATETALAALAGTLLGWLAFLLLKPVVASRVTLGHGMPIFADDVVVPLVPLLVVLLGVPLIAVGTTLLALNPVQITPLGVRHRARRRPPASGGSRRSPSGSRAPGCPCTCPTIRRTPTSQRW; from the coding sequence ATGAGCATCCTGCTCGGTTTACGGATGGCGTTCGCGGGCGGGCGGGAGAGCCTGGCCCGGATGGCGTTGATGGGCGTGGGGGTCGCGATCGGCGTGCCGCTGATCCTGGTGGCGTTGTCCGCGCTGCCGATCCTGCAAAGTCACGTCGACCGGCTGGCGTGGCACCGCACCACCGCGGCCAGCCCACCCACCGCGCCGGACCATGCGCTGTGGCTCGCCGTCACCGACCGGTACGCCGGCCACGACATCATCCGCGTACACGTCGCTCCGCTCGGGTCGCGACCGCCGGTGCCGCCGGGCGTGGAGCGCCTGCCCGGCCCGGGGGAAAAGCTGGTCTCGCCCGCGCTCGCCGAACTCATGCGGACCGTGCCCGACGACCAGCTGGACAACCGGTTTCCGGGCCGCGTCGCCGGGAGCATCGGCCCGGACGGCCTCGTCATGCCCGACGAGCTCGTGGCCATCATCGGCCACACGCCCGAACAGATGCGCGCCATGCACGGCGCGACAGAGATCCAGGGCATCGAGCAGCCCGGCATCCGCCTGGACCTGGCCGGGCTGTGGGGCATCTTCTTCGGCATGATCGCGGTGTTGGTCATCGGCCCGGTGGTCGTGTTCGTCGCCATGACGACCCGGGTCGGCGGGGCGCGGCGCGAGCTGCGGTTCGCCGCCGTACGCCTGGCCGGCGCGACCAGGTTGCAGACCGCCGTGCTCGCCGCGACCGAGACCGCCCTCGCCGCCCTCGCCGGGACCCTGCTCGGCTGGTTGGCCTTCCTTCTGCTCAAACCCGTCGTGGCGAGCCGGGTGACGCTGGGTCACGGCATGCCCATCTTCGCCGACGACGTCGTCGTGCCCCTGGTGCCGCTGCTGGTGGTCCTGCTCGGGGTTCCGCTGATCGCGGTGGGCACCACGCTGCTCGCGCTCAACCCGGTCCAGATCACGCCGCTCGGCGTACGCCACCGCGCGCGGCGCCGGCCCCCGGCCTCTGGCGGCTCACGCCGATCGCCGTCGGGCTCGCGGGCACCTGGCTGTCCGTGTACGTGTCCAACGATCCGCAGAACGCCGACTTCCCAACGCTGGTAA